A portion of the Pseudomonas protegens CHA0 genome contains these proteins:
- the ubiE gene encoding bifunctional demethylmenaquinone methyltransferase/2-methoxy-6-polyprenyl-1,4-benzoquinol methylase UbiE, giving the protein MTDQRKGSDAEPTTHFGFKNVPESQKAEKVAEVFHSVAAKYDLMNDVLSGGMHRLWKRFTIELSGVRAGNRVLDIAGGTGDLTKRFSHLVGPTGQVVLADINESMLKVGRDRLLDLGVAGNVEFVQADAEKLPFPDNHFDCVTIAFGLRNVTHKEDALRSMLRVLKPGGRLLVLEFSKPTNALMSKVYDAYSFAFMPLAGKLITNDSESYRYLAESIRMHPNQETLKSMMVEAGFDRVTYHNMTAGIVALHRGIKP; this is encoded by the coding sequence ATGACTGATCAGCGCAAAGGCAGCGATGCCGAACCCACCACTCACTTCGGCTTCAAGAATGTTCCTGAAAGCCAGAAAGCGGAAAAAGTCGCTGAGGTGTTCCACTCGGTAGCGGCCAAGTACGACTTGATGAACGACGTGCTGTCCGGTGGCATGCACCGCCTGTGGAAACGCTTCACGATCGAGCTGTCCGGCGTGCGCGCCGGCAATCGCGTACTGGACATCGCCGGCGGCACGGGTGACTTGACCAAGCGTTTCTCCCACCTGGTGGGCCCGACCGGCCAAGTGGTACTGGCCGACATCAACGAATCCATGCTCAAGGTCGGTCGTGACCGCCTTCTGGACCTGGGTGTGGCCGGCAACGTCGAGTTCGTCCAGGCCGATGCGGAAAAACTGCCGTTCCCGGACAACCATTTCGACTGCGTGACCATTGCCTTCGGCCTGCGCAACGTGACCCACAAGGAAGACGCCCTGCGCTCCATGCTGCGGGTGCTCAAGCCCGGTGGTCGCCTGCTGGTGCTGGAGTTCTCCAAGCCCACCAACGCGCTGATGTCCAAGGTCTACGACGCCTACTCGTTCGCCTTCATGCCCCTGGCCGGTAAGCTGATCACCAACGACTCGGAAAGCTACCGCTACCTGGCCGAATCGATCCGCATGCACCCCAACCAGGAAACCCTGAAGTCGATGATGGTCGAGGCCGGCTTCGACCGCGTGACCTATCACAACATGACCGCAGGCATCGTCGCCCTGCACCGCGGCATCAAGCCCTGA
- a CDS encoding polyhydroxyalkanoic acid system family protein, which translates to MARISVERAHGLGKQAAREKADKLAQKLADQYGLEPQWAGDTLNLKRSGVKGAVHVGEESIRIDVELGMLMSAMSGTIKSEIEKALDKALV; encoded by the coding sequence ATGGCCCGTATTAGTGTTGAACGTGCCCATGGCCTGGGCAAGCAGGCAGCCCGTGAAAAGGCCGACAAACTGGCGCAGAAACTCGCCGATCAATATGGCCTGGAGCCGCAGTGGGCAGGCGATACCCTGAACCTCAAGCGCTCGGGCGTCAAAGGCGCGGTGCATGTGGGTGAAGAGTCGATCCGCATCGACGTGGAACTGGGGATGTTGATGTCGGCCATGAGCGGCACCATCAAGTCGGAAATCGAAAAGGCTCTGGACAAGGCCCTGGTCTGA
- a CDS encoding phasin family protein, with the protein MAKVILKKKVDAQSTALSEVKSYARKIWLAGLGAYAKVGQEGSEYFQELIKAGQSVEKKGKKVVTEQLEAANSQIDGVKGDVSTLKGKVEVQLDKVEKAFDTRVASALNRIGIPSKHDVETLSAKLDELTALLERVARKH; encoded by the coding sequence ATGGCCAAAGTAATTCTGAAGAAAAAAGTTGATGCCCAATCGACTGCTCTGAGTGAAGTCAAATCCTATGCCCGCAAGATCTGGCTGGCAGGCCTGGGGGCCTACGCCAAAGTCGGTCAGGAAGGCAGCGAGTACTTCCAGGAGTTGATCAAGGCTGGTCAATCCGTTGAAAAGAAAGGCAAAAAAGTTGTCACTGAACAACTTGAAGCAGCCAACAGTCAGATAGATGGCGTTAAAGGGGATGTCAGCACTCTCAAAGGCAAAGTCGAAGTGCAGCTGGACAAGGTCGAGAAGGCTTTTGACACGCGCGTCGCCAGTGCCTTGAATCGTATCGGCATTCCGTCTAAACATGACGTTGAGACACTCTCTGCTAAGCTCGATGAGCTGACGGCGTTGCTCGAACGTGTCGCGCGTAAACATTAA
- a CDS encoding phasin family protein — protein sequence MAGKKNTEKEGSSWIGKVEEYSRKIWLAGLGVYSKIDSDGSKLFETLVKDGEKAEKLTKSVVGKKVDAAKDSATSAKSRISDVKDRALGKWDELEGAFDKRLNSAISRLGVPSRNEVKALHDKVDTLTKQIEKLTGAKVAPVAAKTAAAKPAAKPAAKPLAKPAAKPVAKAAAKPAAKPAAKTAAAKPAAKPAAKPVAAKPAAKPAAKPAAKTAAAKPAAKPAAKPAVAKKPVAKKPVAAKPAAKPAAKPAVAAKPAAPAPASSANSAAAPSPAATPTAAPAPATPSSQS from the coding sequence ATGGCTGGTAAAAAGAATACTGAAAAAGAAGGCAGCTCGTGGATCGGGAAAGTCGAAGAGTACTCCCGTAAAATTTGGCTTGCTGGTTTAGGCGTGTACTCGAAAATCGACTCTGACGGCAGCAAGCTTTTCGAGACATTGGTCAAAGATGGTGAGAAAGCCGAGAAACTGACTAAGAGCGTAGTCGGCAAGAAAGTTGATGCGGCCAAAGATTCCGCAACTTCGGCCAAGTCGCGTATCAGCGACGTCAAGGATCGCGCCCTGGGTAAGTGGGATGAACTGGAAGGCGCTTTCGACAAGCGCTTGAACAGCGCCATCTCGCGTCTGGGCGTGCCTAGCCGCAACGAAGTCAAGGCCCTGCACGACAAGGTCGATACCCTGACCAAGCAGATTGAAAAACTCACAGGTGCCAAGGTTGCGCCGGTTGCAGCCAAAACTGCAGCTGCCAAGCCTGCTGCAAAACCCGCAGCCAAGCCTCTGGCCAAGCCTGCCGCTAAGCCTGTCGCCAAGGCCGCCGCTAAACCCGCAGCCAAGCCGGCCGCGAAAACCGCAGCCGCCAAACCAGCGGCCAAACCGGCTGCCAAGCCTGTAGCGGCCAAGCCCGCTGCCAAGCCAGCAGCCAAGCCCGCGGCGAAAACCGCAGCGGCCAAGCCAGCGGCCAAACCGGCCGCCAAGCCTGCAGTGGCGAAAAAGCCTGTGGCCAAGAAGCCTGTGGCTGCCAAGCCAGCGGCCAAACCAGCAGCCAAGCCCGCTGTTGCGGCCAAGCCTGCAGCCCCGGCTCCGGCCAGCTCGGCGAACTCCGCCGCAGCCCCGAGCCCGGCTGCAACCCCGACTGCCGCGCCAGCTCCAGCGACGCCAAGCAGCCAGTCCTGA
- a CDS encoding TetR/AcrR family transcriptional regulator, with product MKTRDRILECALQLFNQKGEPNVSTMEVANEMGISPGNLYYHFHGKEPLVLGLFERFQNELTPLLDPPSDVQLAAEDYWLFLHLIVERLAHYRFLFQDLSNLAGRLPKLAKGIRNLLNALKRTLASLLARLKAQGQLVSGTQALGQLVEQITMTLLFSLDYQRILDREGEVRLVVYQIMMLVAPHLLPPAKMATEQMALRYLDEQG from the coding sequence ATGAAGACCCGCGACCGGATACTCGAATGTGCCCTGCAACTGTTCAATCAAAAGGGCGAGCCCAATGTCTCCACCATGGAGGTGGCCAATGAAATGGGGATCAGCCCCGGCAACCTCTACTACCACTTCCATGGCAAGGAGCCGCTGGTGCTCGGCCTGTTCGAGCGCTTTCAGAACGAACTGACGCCATTGCTGGACCCACCGTCCGACGTCCAGCTGGCGGCGGAAGACTACTGGCTGTTCCTGCACCTGATCGTCGAGCGCCTGGCCCACTACCGCTTTCTATTTCAGGACCTGTCCAACCTGGCCGGGCGCCTGCCAAAACTGGCCAAGGGCATTCGCAACCTGCTCAATGCCTTGAAACGCACCCTGGCCTCGTTGCTGGCCCGGCTCAAGGCTCAGGGGCAACTGGTCAGCGGCACCCAGGCCCTGGGGCAGCTGGTGGAACAGATCACCATGACCCTGCTGTTCTCTCTGGATTACCAGCGGATTCTCGATCGCGAAGGCGAAGTTCGGCTGGTGGTCTACCAGATCATGATGCTGGTGGCGCCACACCTGCTGCCGCCGGCAAAGATGGCCACCGAACAGATGGCGCTGCGCTACCTGGATGAGCAGGGCTAG